Proteins from one Setaria italica strain Yugu1 chromosome V, Setaria_italica_v2.0, whole genome shotgun sequence genomic window:
- the LOC101775703 gene encoding putative protein ABIL2 isoform X2: MVEAVGSFGNRGVGVAGMSSTLEEVQMQETLIFSDTIKDLKTLRSQLYSAAEYFELAYMREEGKQAVMNNLKEYAVKALVNTVDHLGSISFKVSSLIDQRFDEVADANLRVSCIQQRTQDGQACMDREGLSQQSLVITAPKYHKRYILPAGDKSMPSAVPNFREMNKVTNRTAQMHQVFSAQPKAKEKQASFSKLRSIARAPSQRARSASPAQRSHSVPPSEAAIPSNRDRRSDSPIPSATPLTRSGSLSKKASLLKTSSVRVQTTSQPKKLAPLRSQADRSNDSKDGEHTPKKSRKFLKSILSRRKSRKDEPLPSYFDDY; the protein is encoded by the exons ATGGTGGAGGCAGTGGGGTCCTTTGGGAACAGAGGCGTCGGCGTTGCGGGGATGAGCAGCACGCTGGAGGAGGTGCAGATGCAGGAGACCCTCATCTTCTCCGACACCATCAAG GATCTCAAGACGCTGAGGTCGCAGCTCTACTCCGCCGCCGAGTACTTCGAACTTGCCTACATGCGGGAAGAGGGAAAGCAGGC GGTGATGAACAACCTCAAGGAGTATGCCGTGAAGGCCCTTGTCAACACCGTTGACCACCTGGGCTCCATATCTTTCAAGGTCTCCAGCCTCATCGATCAAAGGTTCGATGAGGTCGCCGATGCCAATCTCCGGGTCTCCTGCATCCAGCAG AGAACTCAAGATGGCCAAGCCTGCATGGACAGAGAAGGCCTTTCACAGCAATCCTTGGTGATCACTGCCCCTAAGTATCACAAGAGATACATCTTGCCAG CTGGAGACAAGTCGATGCCCAGTGCCGTGCCCAACTTCAGGGAGATGAACAAGGTCACAAACAGGACCGCGCAGATGCATCAAGTATTCAGTG CCCAACCAAAAGCTAAAGAGAAGCAGGCTTCATTCAG CAAGTTGCGATCGATTGCCCGTGCACCTTCACAGCGGGCACGTTCAGCATCACCAGCACAGCGGTCACATTCCGTGCCACCATCTGAGGCTGCTATACCCAGCAACAGAG ATAGGCGATCAGATTCGCCGATTCCTTCAGCAACTCCACTGACAAGGTCCGGATCACTCTCAAAGAAGGCATCCTTGCTCAAGACGTCAAGTGTCAGGGTTCAG ACCACCTCACAGCCCAAGAAATTGGCACCACTGAGGTCACAAGCTGACAGGAGCAACGACAGCAAGGATGGCGAGCATACCCCAAAGAAGAGCAGGAAGTTCCTCAAGTCAATCCTTAGCAGGCGCAAGTCCAGAAAAGATGAGCCGTTGCCGAGTTATTTCGATGACTACTGA
- the LOC101775703 gene encoding putative protein ABIL2 isoform X1: protein MVEAVGSFGNRGVGVAGMSSTLEEVQMQETLIFSDTIKDLKTLRSQLYSAAEYFELAYMREEGKQAVMNNLKEYAVKALVNTVDHLGSISFKVSSLIDQRFDEVADANLRVSCIQQRTQDGQACMDREGLSQQSLVITAPKYHKRYILPAGDKSMPSAVPNFREMNKVTNRTAQMHQVFSAAQPKAKEKQASFSKLRSIARAPSQRARSASPAQRSHSVPPSEAAIPSNRDRRSDSPIPSATPLTRSGSLSKKASLLKTSSVRVQTTSQPKKLAPLRSQADRSNDSKDGEHTPKKSRKFLKSILSRRKSRKDEPLPSYFDDY, encoded by the exons ATGGTGGAGGCAGTGGGGTCCTTTGGGAACAGAGGCGTCGGCGTTGCGGGGATGAGCAGCACGCTGGAGGAGGTGCAGATGCAGGAGACCCTCATCTTCTCCGACACCATCAAG GATCTCAAGACGCTGAGGTCGCAGCTCTACTCCGCCGCCGAGTACTTCGAACTTGCCTACATGCGGGAAGAGGGAAAGCAGGC GGTGATGAACAACCTCAAGGAGTATGCCGTGAAGGCCCTTGTCAACACCGTTGACCACCTGGGCTCCATATCTTTCAAGGTCTCCAGCCTCATCGATCAAAGGTTCGATGAGGTCGCCGATGCCAATCTCCGGGTCTCCTGCATCCAGCAG AGAACTCAAGATGGCCAAGCCTGCATGGACAGAGAAGGCCTTTCACAGCAATCCTTGGTGATCACTGCCCCTAAGTATCACAAGAGATACATCTTGCCAG CTGGAGACAAGTCGATGCCCAGTGCCGTGCCCAACTTCAGGGAGATGAACAAGGTCACAAACAGGACCGCGCAGATGCATCAAGTATTCAGTG CAGCCCAACCAAAAGCTAAAGAGAAGCAGGCTTCATTCAG CAAGTTGCGATCGATTGCCCGTGCACCTTCACAGCGGGCACGTTCAGCATCACCAGCACAGCGGTCACATTCCGTGCCACCATCTGAGGCTGCTATACCCAGCAACAGAG ATAGGCGATCAGATTCGCCGATTCCTTCAGCAACTCCACTGACAAGGTCCGGATCACTCTCAAAGAAGGCATCCTTGCTCAAGACGTCAAGTGTCAGGGTTCAG ACCACCTCACAGCCCAAGAAATTGGCACCACTGAGGTCACAAGCTGACAGGAGCAACGACAGCAAGGATGGCGAGCATACCCCAAAGAAGAGCAGGAAGTTCCTCAAGTCAATCCTTAGCAGGCGCAAGTCCAGAAAAGATGAGCCGTTGCCGAGTTATTTCGATGACTACTGA